A single Anopheles maculipalpis chromosome 3RL, idAnoMacuDA_375_x, whole genome shotgun sequence DNA region contains:
- the LOC126563630 gene encoding LOW QUALITY PROTEIN: guanine deaminase (The sequence of the model RefSeq protein was modified relative to this genomic sequence to represent the inferred CDS: substituted 2 bases at 2 genomic stop codons) has product MKQVFIGQIVHCTSLDELEIFEDGFVAVNDGKVNRLXRXILYKLWNPTNGLPASEYERILLSPSQFLLPGFIDCHIHAPQVPNIGLGLDKPLLEWLESYTFPLEANYRDAEFASRVYKYVVNTTINHGTTTACYFGSIFTETNKILVDEMVRQGQRGFVGKVSSNRMCPDFYVECNTETSVKDNIDFIRYVTGLKSALVSPIVSPRFAITCDEELLRELGNLAKQYNLNIQTHVSENLGEIETVKQQFPRAPHYSGVYDEVGLLTDRTVLAHGVHLEDAELEVLSARGTSIAHCPSSNTNLGSGFCDVRRLLNARVKVGLGTDISGGSEISILAAMRAALGVSQHLIFMKTQDVKGTGRIEQTAAQDGEKYIPLTYKQALFLATLGGAQALALDKQVGNFTKGKQFDALLIDTDPQPIGGYKLPPSLTEEKTKVQLLLELVQKFVYVGDDRNIVSVYVAGKQIKA; this is encoded by the exons ATGAAGCAGGTTTTTATTGGACAAATCGTTCACTGCACATCGCTGGATGAGCTGGAGATATTTGAGGATGGATTCGTAGCTGTTAACGACGGCAAGGTAAACCGACTTTAGCGATAAATCCTATACAAACTGTGGAACCCAACAA ATGGTCTTCCAGCATCTGAGTACGAGCGAATTTTGTTATCACCATCGCAATTTCTTCTTCCTGGATTCATTGATTGTCACATACATGCGCCCCAGGTTCCTAACATTGGTCTCGGGTTAGATAAGCCCTTGCTGGAGTGGTTGGAGTCGTACACCTTCCCGCTGGAGGCTAACTATCGTGACGCAGAGTTTGCTTCACGAGTGTACAAGTATGTGGTG AACACCACCATCAATCATGGTACGACAACGGCATGCTAttttggttccatttttaCGGAAACCAACAAAATTTTGGTTGACGAAATGGTGCGTCAGGGACAGCGGGGCTTTGTTGGAAAAGTGTCTTCCAATCGAATGTGTCCGGATTTCTACGT AGAGTGCAATACGGAAACATCTGTAAAGGACAACATAGATTTCATACGGTATGTAACGGGGCTGAAAAGTGCTTTGGTAAGTCCCATTGTCTCGCCCCGGTTTGCCATTACCTGTGACGAGGAGCTGTTGCGTGAGCTTGGAAATCTAGCCAAACAGTACAATCTCAACATCCAAACGCATGTGTCGGAAAATTTGGGAGAAATCGAAACGGTCAAGCAGCAGTTTCCTCGGGCGCCACACTATTCCGGAGTGTACGATGAAGTTGGACTGCTAACGGACCGAACCGTATTGGCTCACGGCGTGCATCTTGAAGATGCAGAGTTAGAGGTACTTTCCGCACGTGGCACATCCATTGCACACTGTCCAAGCTCGAACACCAATCTAGGGTCTGGGTTTTGCGATGTACGCCGTTTGTTGAATGCTCGCGTTAAAGTAGGTTTAGGCACGGATATATCCGGTGGCAGTGAGATAAGCATACTGGCTGCGATGCGTGCTGCACTTGGCGTTTCGCAGCATTTAATCTTCATGAAAACGCAAGACGTGAAAGGAACGGGAAGGATCGAACAGACTGCAGCTCAAGATGGAGAGAAATACATTCCACTAACGTACAAACAGGCCCTCTTTTTGGCCACTCTAGGTGGTGCTCAAG CACTCGCACTGGACAAGCAGGTGGGCAACTTCACGAAAGGTAAACAGTTTGACGCTCTGCTGATCGATACGGATCCGCAGCCCATCGGAGGCTATAAACTACCGCCGAGCTTAACGGAGGAAAAAACCAAAGTGCAATTATTGTTGGAGCTTGTTCAAAAGTTCGTGTACGTCGGTGATGATCGAAACATagtgagtgtgtatgttgcTGGAAAGCAAATTAAAGCATAA
- the LOC126560743 gene encoding adenosine deaminase AGSA-like has product MYVGLVVTICFVLCATGSLGMSLSRTKAYDEIRATIVDAEASYGMGGKVFLNSDELRVDRTLRAMKKNELQSADRGLPAAGMHFFDAKPLIENSSIYGALKLMPKGAILHLHNSAGVSSSWVIKNLTYRQEAKLCQAEDRYYLTVRSLNNCPESQTRLIADMRKERQKDVDAFDEWLETLINMKMKPSRYGQATIDELWVDFERCFDAIKGFLQYKPFFEAYHRRLLHEFHKDNVYYIELRMSFSKVFDADGKEYGPPEVAYMLYRIMDDFRRQNPTFQGLKLIVAKHKNMSNAELASALKLYESLSTTFPGFVVGFDLVGQEDMHRSLKSFASLLLQPISSGPPKYFFHAGETVGYLSEADENVIDAVLLDTKRIGHGYALIKHPILWHTVQRKQIVLEVCPISNQVLGLVRDLRNHPASFYVAQNIPITITSDDPGFWDAVGVTFDYYYAFMAIAPQAGLGFLKQLVWNSVRFSSLSDEERQNITSTMEKQWALFVQEMAREAGSEA; this is encoded by the exons ATGTACGTTGGCTTAGTAGTCACCATatgttttgtgctgtgtgctACAGGAAGTCTAGGAATGTCTCTTTCCAGGACGAAAGCGTACGATGAAATTCGTGCCACCATCGTAGACGCTGAAGCTAGTTATGGGATGGGTGGAAAAGTGTTTCTCAACTCGGACGAATTGCGTGTAGATCGGACGCTGAGAGCGATGAAAAAGAACGAATTACAGTCAGCTGATCGTGGTTTGCCGGCAGCaggaatgcattttttcgATGCTAAACCACTGATCGAGAATAGTTCCATATATGGCGCGTTGAAGTTAATGCCCAAGGGCGCTATCTTGCATCTCCACAACTCGGCAGGCGTTTCGTCCAGCTGGGTTATTAAGAATCTGACCTATCGCCAGGAAGCAAAATTGTGTCAGGCGGAGGATCGTTATTACCTCACAGTCAG GTCACTAAACAACTGCCCCGAGAGTCAAACGCGCCTCATAGCCGACATGAGAAAGGAACGCCAGAAGGACGTAGATGCATTCGATGAATGGCTGGAAACGCTGATCAATATGAAGATGAAACCATCCCGCTATGGGCAAGCTACTATCGACGAGTTGTGGGTTGATTTTGAGCGATGTTTTGATGCGATAAAAGGTTTCCTTCAGTACAAGCCGTTCTTTGAAGCGTACCATCGACGTCTACTGCACGAGTTTCACAAGGACAACGTGTACTACATTGAGCTACGTATGTCTTTTTCCAAAGTGTTTGATGCAGACGGAAAAGAGTACGGGCCACCGGAGGTGGCATACATGCTTTATCGCATTATGGACGATTTTCGTCGCCAAAATCCAACCTTTCAAGGATTAAAATTAATAGTAGCTAAGCATAAGAACATGAGCAATGCAGAACTTGCGAGTGCTTTAAAGCTGTACGAAAGCTTAAG CACTACTTTCCCGGGGTTTGTAGTTGGTTTTGATTTGGTTGGCCAGGAAGACATGCATCGGTCCTTGAAAAGCTTTGCCTCGTTGCTTCTGCAGCCTATATCATCCGGACCACCGAAATATTTCTTCCATGCTGGAGAAACTG TTGGATATCTCTCCGAAGCTGATGAGAATGTGATCGATGCTGTACTACTGGATACTAAGCGCATTGGACATGGCTATGCACTAATCAAGCATCCTATCCTTTGGCACACTGTTCAACGAAAGCAAATCGTGCTTGAAGTTTGTCCAATCTCCAACCAAGTGCTAGGTTTGGTGCGCGATCTACGCAATCATCCGGCCAGCTTTTATGTGGCGCAAAATATACCGATCACTATCACGAGTGACGATCCTGGATTTTGGGATGCCGTTGGCGTAACCTTTGACTACTATTATGCCTTCATGGCAATCGCTCCGCAAGCGGGACTCGGTTTTCTGAAGCAGCTCGTTTGGAATTCTGTCCG CTTTAGCTCACTTAGCGATGAGGAGCGGCAAAATATTACGAGCACAATGGAAAAACAGTGGGCTTTATTTGTTCAAGAAATGGCAAGAGAAGCGGGTTCGGAAGCCTAA